Proteins encoded in a region of the Enterococcus gilvus ATCC BAA-350 genome:
- a CDS encoding DUF2922 family protein, with amino-acid sequence MDTSTTILLDAKFMKSNGKKHHFRMKGFDPTKPAEKVKAALKKLTKLDIFEKDGVGLYKEVLEAKMVEVKKTVLFKDHQKDKPKKEEKDLYTQITEMASAMGYSLDASFDILDTLKLPEELTIIEERPNAETLIQLIQLPSGFDPTELSEQQNYRVVASCLPKHATLKDIYLDDETTPAKLLSVSSIEVEKEDTSSAASKALAAIKLPKDLTIIEERPNPETLIQKIGLPKGIDPVALSDKDNYRIAVSCLPVNRILEELLIDDGTTPARLHSVSRAANTAPSIPLIENASAKPKESIEPRPVSASPPKRTAGESPPKPLKITSHKRRHRLIERIRSRE; translated from the coding sequence ATGGATACAAGCACAACGATCTTATTGGATGCTAAATTTATGAAAAGCAATGGGAAAAAGCATCATTTCCGCATGAAGGGCTTTGATCCAACCAAGCCGGCGGAAAAAGTAAAAGCAGCACTGAAAAAATTAACCAAGCTGGATATTTTTGAAAAAGACGGCGTTGGCTTATATAAAGAAGTTCTGGAAGCGAAAATGGTAGAAGTTAAAAAGACGGTTCTTTTTAAGGACCATCAGAAGGATAAACCCAAAAAGGAAGAAAAAGACTTATATACGCAAATCACAGAAATGGCGTCTGCGATGGGGTACTCGCTGGATGCGTCCTTCGACATCTTAGATACCCTCAAACTGCCAGAGGAGTTAACGATCATAGAAGAACGACCGAATGCTGAGACACTGATCCAGTTGATCCAACTGCCTAGCGGATTCGATCCAACGGAGTTGTCAGAACAGCAAAATTATCGTGTGGTTGCTTCCTGTTTGCCAAAACATGCGACGTTAAAAGATATTTACCTCGATGATGAAACGACACCTGCCAAACTGCTTTCCGTTTCATCAATCGAAGTGGAAAAAGAGGACACGTCAAGTGCCGCTTCAAAGGCGTTGGCAGCAATCAAGTTGCCAAAGGATTTGACGATTATCGAAGAACGGCCGAATCCAGAAACCTTGATTCAAAAAATTGGATTGCCAAAAGGAATTGACCCAGTAGCACTGTCGGACAAGGACAATTATCGAATCGCTGTGTCTTGCTTGCCTGTGAACAGGATATTAGAGGAGCTCCTCATTGACGATGGGACAACGCCGGCTAGACTACACTCGGTGTCAAGAGCAGCTAATACTGCTCCATCGATCCCCTTGATCGAGAATGCGAGCGCAAAACCAAAAGAGAGCATAGAACCAAGGCCAGTTTCGGCCAGCCCGCCGAAACGAACAGCGGGAGAAAGTCCGCCCAAGCCATTAAAAATAACCAGCCATAAGCGGCGCCATCGACTGATTGAACGTATAAGAAGTCGGGAATAA
- a CDS encoding YlaN family protein has product MENISSDFAVKVLQEDADRIKLLIRNQTNSLCISQCKAFEEVVDTQMYGFSRQVFFAEKVGILKRGEGQQMLSDLEAELNRLYTELYETRQDLTDAGWEA; this is encoded by the coding sequence ATGGAAAATATTTCTTCTGATTTTGCCGTTAAAGTGTTGCAAGAAGATGCTGACAGGATTAAATTGTTGATTCGTAATCAAACAAATAGTCTGTGTATCTCTCAATGTAAAGCTTTTGAGGAAGTCGTTGATACACAAATGTATGGCTTCTCACGTCAAGTATTCTTTGCTGAAAAGGTAGGTATCTTGAAGCGCGGAGAAGGACAGCAAATGCTTAGCGATCTAGAAGCTGAGTTGAATCGTTTATATACGGAATTGTACGAAACTCGTCAAGATTTGACGGATGCCGGCTGGGAGGCTTAA